The Janthinobacterium tructae genome contains the following window.
CCATTCGCCGGCCATCGGCGACGGCGGCGCCACCACCAAGCCGGAAAAGCTGACCAGCTATGAAATCGGCTTCAAGTCGGACTTGCTGAACCGCGAACTGACCCTGAACCTCGACGCGTTTTTGATGAAGTACAAGGACAAGCTCGAATCGCAGGTGGTCAACAGCGTGCTGGCCAACTTCAACGCGGCCGGCGCCACCGTCAAAGGCCTGGAAGCGGAGTGGGTGTGGCGGCCAACGAAGGTCGACCGCCTGACGGGCAACGCCACCTGGCTCAAAGCCGTGTACGATGATTTCATGTCGTGTGACGTCGACGCGGCACGCGCGAATGGCCAGTCCTGCGGCTCGACGGCGCCTTTGGTGAACGTGGGCGGCAGCACCATGAAGCATGCGCCGAAGTTTTCCACCACGGTGCAGTACGAGCATGATTTCGCCGTTGCCGGTGGCCAGCTCACGCCGCGCGCCTCGGTGCACTACGAAACCATGTCATACGTGGGAGCGGGGGCCTTCAACGGCGACGTGCCGGGCCATGCGGGTGTCAAGCGCCAGGAAGCCTACACCACGCTGGACCTGAGTTTGCGCTTCCAGCCGGCGAACAAGGCGTACACGGTGGAAGCGTTCGTGCAGAACGCCACGGACAAGGCGGTCAAGCTGGACGTTAATGAAATCTGCACGGACGTGGGCATGCCATGCCAGCCTACGCAGCAGATCTACGGCGCCTTCTACAACGCGCCGCGCACGGTTGGCGCGCGCGTGTCGATGAAGTTCTGATGGCGTAGTGTGAAAGAGTAGTTGCAGTCCACTCAGTAGGGAAGGTGTTGGGCCGGGGAGTTTCCCCGGCCTTTTTTACGCTAACGCTTATTCCAGGGTGGCTTGCACGCTGGCGATGCCGATCTGCGCGCTGCCTTCGGCCAGGCGCACGTTGACGTTCTGGCGCGCCTGCAGCTGCGCCGGCGAGCGCACGATGGCGCCCTTTTCATCGCGCAAAATCGCGTAGCCGCGTTCCAGGGTGCGCTGCGGGTTGAGCAGTTCCAGCTGCGCCGCCAGGCCGTCGAGGCGGTGGCGCCGCTGCGTCACCAGCTGCGCCATGGCCGCGCCGCCGCGCCGCTGCATTTCCACCAGGCGGGCGCGCGGCGCCGTGACGTCGGGCCGCAAGGCGACCCAGCGCGAACGCAGGCGTTCGAGCGCGTACTGCGACTGGTTCACGGGCGCGCGCGCCGCATGCGTCATGGCCGTCGACAGGGCCAGCAGCTGCAGGCGCTGCTGCCGCAGCTGCGCCTTGGGGTTGAGCAGGCGGCGGCTGTGGCGGTCCAGCGTTTGCGCCGCGTCGTCGAGGCGGCGGCGCATGGCGCGGCGCAGGTCGGCCGCATCGGCGCGCAGGGAGGCCAGCCAGTCGGCGCGCGGCGTGGCCGCCAGTTCCGCCGCCGCCGTCGGCGTGGCCGCGCGCAGGTCGGCCGCGAAGTCGGCGATGGTGAAATCGGTCTCGTGGCCCACGCCGCTGATCACGGGCATGGAACAGTCGGCGATCGCATGGGCCACGGCTTCATCGTTGAACGACCATAAGTCTTCGATGCTGCCGCCGCCACGGCATACCAGCAGCACGTCGCACTCGGCGCGCTGCGAGGCGGTGCGGATGGCGTGCGCGATTTTTTCCGGCGCCTGCTGGCCCTGCACGGGCGTCGGGTACAGAATGATGCCCACGTGCGGCGCGCGGCGCTTGAGCGCGATCAGGACGTCACGCAGGGCGGCCGCCTGCGGGCTGGTGACGATGCCGATGCTGCGCGCGAACATGGGGATGGCGCGCTTGCGTTCCTGGTCGAACAGGCCCTGCGTGGCCAGTTTTTCCTTCAGGCGCTGGAACGCTTCATACAGGGCGCCCACGCCGGCGCGGCGGATGGCTTCCACGTTGATCTGGTAATCGCCGCGTGCGCCGTACAGGGTGACGAGGGCGCGTACTTCCACCTTGTCGCCTTCGCGTGGCGTGAAGCCCGCGTACTGGGCGCGGCCACGGAACATCACGGCGCGCACCTGGGCGCCGTCATCCTTGAGGGTGAAGTACCAGTGGCCGGAGGCGGCGCGCGTGAAGTTGGAAATCTCGCCGGCGATCCAGGTCAGGGGAAACGAGCGTTCGAGCAGGCGCGCGACGGCCTGATTCAGGGCGCTGACGGTCAGCACGGGCGGGGCGGCAAAGCCGCTGTCAGTCGGAGAATCGTTCATCATCTGGCAAGGGGAAAGAAGCAAGCTGTCCACATATTATCGGCGAGGTCATGCTTATGTCATATATCGCGCAAAACAACAAGTTCTATTTCTAAGTATTTGATTTCATGCAGAATTCCTGTATGCCTGATTTGCGTGCACAGGGAAAAAAACCTTTAATATCAAGCACATCAGTGCAGCCACTGCCACTTACGCACAAAGTTATCCACAGAAAGTGTGTGGAACTTTTTGCCTTGGACAATTGTTGCCGGACAGGCTACTTTCGGCAAAGGAAAATGCCCTGCTACATTTTTGCGCATGGAGATAAAGTACATAGGAATCAAGCGCTTAGTATCGCATGCATGGCCTTGCGCACAATCTTATCCACAAAAAATGTGCAGAACTCTGGCGCAGTGCCGGAATGATCCACTGAAACGGCCATGGCATGGCTTGCCTGAATTTTGCGCAGCATAAAAATAACCATATAAATCAAGGGTGTAGCATCCAGGTGTGCGCTTTGCTCACAATCTTATCCACAGAATGTGTGCAAAACTGCATAAACCGTTTCCTGGTTTGTCCGGGTTTTCCACGGCATGCACAGGCTGCGTCGCTGCCTTATTTTTGAGCATTGAAAAAAAATCCTTTTAAATCAAGGGTCTTGCATGGAGTCAATCGGCTTGCTCACAATCTTATCCACACTTTATGTGTGGAACTGTATTGGCGGTGGAAAAGTATTGTTTGACGATGGGTTTTGGCATGAAAACCTGCGCTTTCCACGCCCTGCTACATTTTTATGCAGGGCAATAAAAACGATATAAATCAAGGTACTTGGCGTGTATTCTTGCGCTTGCGCACAATCTTGTCCACAGATTGTGTGCAGAACTTTGACGCTGGAAATGCCGCATGTTTCGCTCCGCTTGCCACTTTTTTGTGCATTTATATAATATCCTTTAAAATCAATGACTTAATTGAATTCCTCGGCTTTGCGCACAATCTTGTCCACAGTTAATGTGCAGAACTCTGTAACTATTGATTTATTGACATTGACTACTGTCGATAAGCTGCTATGCCTGTATTTTGCGCAGAATGATATTTTCCATGTGAATCAAGTACTTGCATGCTGGACTTCATGCTTGCTCACAATCTTATCCACACAAAGTGTGCAAAACTGTGCGCTGGCCGCGCCCGCCCGCCGCGCCGTGTGGACAAGTACGCATGCGGGCGCCACTTGCCGCCGGCGCGGCAACGCGCTACATTGCGCCATTCCCGCGCCGACATGCCATCGCTCTTCGGCGCTCGGTACAATACAGGCTGTCCGGGCGATTCACCGCCTTCCCTTTACCAGGAGTTTCTTTTGCTCGCTATATTTCAAGCCGCTGGCTGGCCCATCTGGCTGTTGTTGATCGCTTCCATCGTCGCCCTGGCCCTGATCATCGAGCGCCTGCTGTATTTGCGACGTGCCAAGATTCTGCCCCGCAAGCTGTTCGATGAAGTGGTGCAGGTATATCGCAGCGGCAAGATCACGCCGGATACGGTGGCCAAGCTGGAAGACAATTCGCCGCTGGGCGTGGTGCTGGCCGCCGCCCTGCGCAATGTGGACGCGCCGCGCGAGGTGATGAAGGAATCGATCGAAGAAGCGGGCAGTGGCGTGGCCCACACGCTGGAACGTTTCCTGACGACCCTGGGCACCATCGCCACCCTGGCGCCGCTGATGGGCCTGTTCGGCACGGTGGTGGGCATGATCGAAATCTTCGGTTCGCAAAACGCCAGCGGCTCCAATCCGGCCCAGTTGGCCCATGGCATCTCGGTGGCCTTGTATAACACAGGCTTCGGCTTGGCCATCGCCATGCCGGCCCTGGTCTTCTACCGCCATTTCCGCGCCCTCGTCGACAGCTTCGTCATTGACATGGAGCAGCAAGCGGTCAAATTCGTCGATATCGTCCACAGTGGCCGCCAATGAACTTCCGTAAAGGCAAGGGGCGTGAAGACCCCGAAATCAACCTGATCCCGTTCATCGATGTGCTGCTGGTGATCCTGATCTTCCTCATGGTGAGCACCACCTACAGCAAATTTACGGAGCTGCAGATCACCTTGCCGACGGCCGACGCCGAGCAAGCCAAGGACAAGCCGCAGCAGATCGACGTCACCATCGATGCCAAGGGCAATTACACGGTCAACCGCGAACCCGTCTCGTTCCGCGACGTGGCCGGCCTGGCCGATGCCCTGCAAAACGCGGCCAAGGCGGCCAACGGCGGCAAGGCGCCTGCGCAGACGCCCGTGGTGGTGGTCAATGCCGACCAGTTCGCCATGCACCAGATGGTCATCCACGTGATGGAAGCGGCGCGCCTGGCCGGCTATGAAAAGCTGACGTTTGCGGCGCAGGCCGGTGGCAGCAAGTAGGTCGGCTTAGCCGGAACGGCGTAAGCCGACACAAGCCGCCGCCGAGCATGTCGGATTACGCTGCGCCTGACGGCGCAGCTAATCCGACCTACACCATTTTTACGTCTTCCTTCATGCCCACATCCTCCCCCGCCAAGCTTGAAACCACATTGACCCGCGCCTGGCTGACGCGCGGCCCGCTGGCGTGCGCGCTGTGGCCCGTCTCCCTGCTGTTCGGCGCCCTGAGTGCCGTGCGGCGCGGCCTGTACCGCGCCGGCGTGTTGACATCGACGCGCCTGCCCGTGCCCGTCGTCGTCGTCGGTAATATTTTTATCGGCGGCACGGGCAAGACGCCGCTGACGATCTGGCTGGTGCAAGCCTTGCGCGATGCGGGCATGCGCCCGGGCGTCATTTCACGCGGCCATGGCAGCGCCGACCGGCTGCCGCGCGCAGTGACAGCAGCTTCGACGCCGCAGCAGGTGGGCGACGAGCCGCTGCTGATCTTCCAGCGCGGCGGCTGCCCCGTGATGGTGGGGCGCGACCGCGCGCAAGCGGGCAGGGCGCTGCTGGCCGCGCATCCCGACGTCGACGTGCTGGTGACGGACGATGGCTTGCAGCATTACGCCTTGCAGCGCGACGTGGAAATCGTGCTGTTCGACGGCCGCGGCGCCGGCAACGGCTGGCTGCTGCCGGCGGGACCTTTGCGCGAATCGCCGCGCCGCCGGCGCGATGTGACGGTGATCAATGCGCCCGAGCTGGCGCCGGCACTCGTGGCCAGGATCGCGCCACAGGGCTCTCTGGTGGTGCAGATGCTGCTGGCCGGTGGCGTGGCCGAACGCATGGCGAACCGCAGCGTAAGGCTGCCGCTTGAAACCCTGGCAGCCAGCGGCCAGCGCATCGTGGCGGCGGCCGGCATCGGCAATCCGCAGCGCTTCTTTGCCATGCTGCGCGGCGCCGGACTGGATTTTACGGAACTGCCTTTGCCCGACCATCACGACTTCCTCGACCAGCCATTTGCGGCACTCGACACGGATGTGATCTTGATCACCGAGAAGGATGCAGTAAAATGTGCGCAAATTGAATATCTCAAAGATGACCCGAGACTGTGGGTTGTCCCCGTCAGTGCGCGCATCGATAGCGCGCTGGCCCAACAAATTGTGGAGAAATGTCGTGGACGCTCGACTGCTTGATATCCTGGTCTGCCCTGTTTGCAAGGGTCCGCTTGAACACGATAAGAAGGCGCAGGAACTGATTTGCCGCGCCGACCGCCTGGCCTATCCTATCCGTGATGGCATCCCCATCATGTGGGCGGACGAAGCGCGCACCCTGCAAGACGCAGTGGAATAACGATGGCGTTCATCGTCATCATCCCGGCCCGCCTGGCCTCGACGCGCTTGCCGGGCAAGCCGCTGGCCGACCTGGGCGGCAAGCCCATGGTGGTGCGCGTGGCCGAGCAGGCAGCCCTGTCTGGCGCCGCGCGCGTCATCGTCGCCACCGACCATGACAGCATCGGCGCCGCCTGCGCCGCGCATGGCGTGGAAGTGTGCATGACGCGCAGCGATCATCCGTCGGGCACGGACCGCATCGCCGAAGTGGCGCGCACGCTCGCTTTGCCGCCGGACGCCGTCGTCGTCAACCTGCAGGGCGACGAACCGCTGATCGATCCGGCCCTGCTGGCCGCCTGCGCGGCGCGGATCAGCAGTACCGTGCCCATGGCCACGTGCGCGCATCCGCTGCATGATGTGGCCGACGCCTTCAACCCGAATGTCGTCAAAGTGGTGCTGGACAAGGCCAACCGCGCCTTGTATTTTTCGCGCGCCACCATTCCCTGGCACCGCGACGGCTTCGCGCAGTCGAAAGACAGCCTGCCGGCCGGCTATGTGCCGCTGCGCCATATCGGCCTGTATGCCTACAGCAATGCTTTTTTGCAAACGTATCCCACGCTCGCCGCTTCGCCGCTGGAGGCCATCGAGGCGCTGGAGCAGTTGCGCGTGCTGTGGCATGGCTATGCCATCGCCGTGCATGTGACCGATAGCGCGCCGGCCGCCGGTGTCGACACGCCGGAAGATCTTGCCAGGGTGCAAGCCCACTACGGCGCCCTGTAGGCATTACCCGCAAAACGGCAGGCGTGCAAATTTAATTTGTGCGCCTGCAGTAAAAACCACATTTTGAAACGTCCGCCTCGCTAATTGCTGGCTTTGATCAATCAGGGCATAGCAATTCGATAGCAAACTGGCGTTCCGGGGATTTTTTGTGGTAAGTTTCGTAGGGAAAGATAGCCATAGCAACATCATCTAAAAAAAATAATTACACATACCACCATCCAAAATCTGTTTTTTAGGAACTTTCAATGCGTCTGATACTTTTAGGAGCACCCGGTGCCGGCAAGGGCACCCAAGCTAACTTCATCAAAGAAAAATACAACATTCCACAAATCTCCACGGGCGACATGCTGCGCGCGGCGATCAAGGAAGGCACGGAACTGGGCCTGGCAGCGAAAAAAGTCATGGATGCGGGCGGCCTTGTGTCGGACGACATCATGATCGGCCTGGTCAAGAACCGCCTGCAGGAAGCCGATTGCGCCAATGGCTACCTGTTCGACGGTTTCCCGCGCACCATCGCGCAAGCGGACGCCATGAAAGATGCCGGCATCAATGTCGACTACGTGCTGGAAATCGACGTGCCTGACGCTTCGATCATCGAGCGCATGGACGGCCGCCGCAGCCACCCCGGTTCGGGCCGCGTCTACCACGTCAAGTTCAACCCGCCGAAGGTCGACGGTGTCGATGACATTACGGGCGAACCGCTGATCCAGCGCGACGACGACAAGGCGGAAACGGTCAAGAAGCGCCTGGATGTGTACCACAACCAGACCAAGGTCCTGCTCGGCTACTACAACGACTGGGCCAAGTCCGGCCTGCCGGGCGCGCCGAAATACCGCCGCATCGCCGGCGTCGGTCCGGTCGAGCAAATCCGCGACAGCGCCTTTGCCGCCCTGGCGGAATAAGCAGTTTTTCAAAAGCGGACCTGAGTGTCCGCTTTTTTTCTGCCCGCTTTTCAGGCAGACTGCCAGCATGGCTGGATGCATAACGTTTTCGTGGTTCAGGTTTTTTGCAGGTCGTGTTTTCCTGGCTGCGCGTGCCTACCCGGTGCGGTCTGCAGCTGTTGGCAATGACGTCGGATAAAAACAGAAGGGGACGATATGGCAGCCAGTTTGTGGTTTGCGGTAGCCTGCGGCGTGGTCGCAGTCATTTACGGTTTGGTGTCGCGTAGCTGGATTCTGCGCCAGGATCCCGGCAACGCGCGCATGCAGGAAATCGCGCTGGCCATCCAGCAGGGCGCGGCCGCCTATCTGGCGCGCCAGTACCGCACCATCGCGTTTGTGGGCGTGGTGCTGCTGATCGCCATTTATGCGCTGCTTGGCCTGCATACGGCGCTGGGCTTTTTGATCGGCGCCGTGCTGTCGGGCGCCTGCGGCTTCATCGGCATGAATGTCTCGGTACGGGCGAATGTGCGCACGGCGCAGGCGGCCACCCTGGGCATCAACCAGGCCCTGAACGTGGCCTTCAAGGGCGGCGCGATCACCGGCATGCTGGTGGTCGGCCTGGGCTTGCTGGGCGTGACCCTGTTCTACTGGCTGCTGGTGACGACGGGTGCGCCCGGCCTGACCCAGCATGATTTGATCAAGCCCCTGATCGGCCTGGCCTTCGGTGCCTCGCTCATTTCCATCTTCGCGCGGCTCGGCGGCGGCATCTTCACCAAGGGCGCCGACGTGGGCGCGGACCTGGTAGGCAAGGTCGAGGCGGGCATCCCCGAGGACGATCCGCGCAACCCTGCCGTCATCGCCGACAACGTGGGCGACAACGTGGGCGACTGCGCCGGCATGGCGGCCGACCTGTTCGAAACCTATGTCGTGACCCTGATCGCCACCATGCTGCTGGGCGCACTGCTGATGGCAGAGGCCAGCAGCACGGCCATCATCTACCCGCTGCTGCTGGGCGCCGTTTCCATCCTCGCCTCCATCGTCGGCTGCTCGATGGTGAAAACAAAGCCGGGCGCGAAGATCATGTCGGCCCTGTACACGGGCCTGTGGTGGGCGGCCGGCCTGTCGCTGGTGGGCTTTGCCGTGGTGACGTGGCTGCTGTGGCCGGACGACGCCATGCGCTACAAGGTGCTGGGCGCCACCGTCGTCGGCATCGTGCTCACGGGCCTGATGGTGTACATCACCGAGTACTACACGGGCACGGACTTCAAGCCGGTGCGCCACATCGCCGAAGCGTCGACGACGGGCCACGGCACGAATATCATCGCCGGCCTGGGCGTGTCGATGAAGTCCACGGCGTATCCGGTGCTGGCCGTCTGCGTTGCCATCCTCGTCTCGTATCAATTGGCAGGCCTGTACGGCATTGCGATCGCCGCCACGGCCATGCTGTCGATGGCGGGTATCATCGTCGCGCTCGACGCGTATGGCCCCATCACGGATAACGCGGGCGGCATCGCGGAAATGTCGGGCCTGCCCGACTCCGTGCGCGCCATCACCGATCCGCTCGACGCCGTCGGCAACACCACCAAGGCCGTCACCAAGGGCTATGCCATCGGCTCGGCCGGGCTGGCCGCGCTGGTGCTGTTTGCCGACTACACGCATGCGCTCGAATCGGTGGGCCAGCACATCACCTTTGATTTGTCGAACCCCATGGTCATCGTCGGCCTCTTCATCGGTGGCCTGATACCGTATCTGTTCGGCGCCATGGCGATGGAAGCGGTAGGCCGCGCGGCCGGTGCCGTGGTGGTGGAAGTGCGGCGGCAGTTCCGCGACATCAAGGGCATCATGGAAGGTACGGCGCGGCCCGAATACGACAAGGCCGTCGACATGCTGACGGCGTCGGCCATCCGCGAAATGATCGTGCCGTCCTTGCTGCCGGTGGTGGTGCCCATCGTCGTCGGCATGCTGCTGGGGCCAGCGGCGCTGGGGGGGCTGTTGATGGGGACCATCGTCACGGGCCTGTTCGTGGCCATTTCCATGACCACGGGCGGCGGCGCCTGGGACAATGCGAAGAAATACATCGAGGATGGCCACTTCGGAGGCAAGGGGTCGGACGCGCACAAGGCGGCCGTCACGGGCGACACGGTGGGCGACCCGTACAAGGATACGGCCGGTCCGGCAGTGAACCCCTTGATCAAGATCATCAATATCGTGGCCCTGCTGCTGGTGCCGCTGCTGCCGGCCACGGGCTGGCTGGCCGTCAAGGCTCCGGCGCCCATCCACGCGCCCGTGCCGGCCATCCTGGCGCCGGCGACGCCCGTGCAAGTGTTGCCGGCGCAGTAAGGCACTCCCTGCCGCCCCGCGGCACATGCCGCAGGGCGGTGCCGCGTCAGAAGCGCGACGTCAGGCCGACAAACATACGGCGTCCCGGCACGTAATAGTCGACCAGGCCGTCGGCCATCGGCCCCTTCTTGAACAGGTTTTGCACGCCACCGCGCACGGTCCACTGGGGTGTGACCTTGTACGACACCACGGTGTCGACGATGGTGTAGGCTTTTTCGGCCAGCTTGCCGGCATCGAGTTCCTTGCCCGTGTACTGGGCCGATACTTCGCCGAACAACTGGTCGTTGACTTGCCAGCCCAGCGCCGAGTACCACGACAGCTTCGGTGTCGACAGCAGGTTGGTGCCCGTGGTCAGGTTTTTCGCTTCCGCCATGTAGGTCACGTTGTTACGCCAGTTCAGGTTTTTCGTCAGCGGGATGGTGGCTGTCGCTTCCAGGCCGCTGGTACGTGCCTTCTGAATATTCGTCATCTTGGTCCACCAGCGTTTCTGGTAAAAGCCCAGCGGCGCATAGTCGATCTTGTTCTTGAAATCCGTGTGGAAGTACGTCAAGCCCACATCCCAGCCATTCTGTTCCCACGCCACGCCGATCTCGCCGGCCGTGCTCGTTTCCGGCTTCAAGTCCGCATTGCCGGCCATGTAGCAGGAGCCGGTGACGTAGCCCAGAGGTTTCAGGCTGCCGCAACCGCGTCCGCCCGAGTTGGTCGCCGCCGCCGGCGAGTTTTCCTTGAGGCTCGGGGCGCGGAAGCCTTGCGAGACGCCGCCCTTGATGGTCCAGGCGGGGGCAGGGTGGTACACCAGGTACAGGCGCGGGCTGTAGTGGTTGCCGAACTTGCTATGGTGGTCGAGGCGCAGACCGGCCGTGGCCGTCAAGTCTTCGCGCAGGAACAATTGATCTTCCGCAAACAGGGCCGAGGTGGTGCCCGACAGGGTCGCGCCGCTCACGGTGTTACCCAGGTAATCGGTGGGCACGGTGCCGATGGTACTCGTATTCGTCAGTTCCTGGTGCTTCCATTGGCCGCCCATCACCAGCATTTGCTCGATGCCGCCCCAGCCGATCCGTTTTTCCAGGCTGGCATCGAGCGTGCTGTCCTTGGATTTTGCTACCGAGCCGACGACTTCGTTATCGAAGTCGTTGTGATACAGGTTGACCATGGTCTTGCCGAAGTCCCAGCGACCTTCGTAGCCTAGGCTGACGCTCTTGCGTATCAGTTTGTTGGCGCCCCAGCTGTAGACCAGCGGATCGCCATTCTCGTCATGCGCGCTCGAATCGCTGGCTTCCTGCCTGCCATAGCTGGCGTCCAGCGACAGGTTCTGTTTCTTGCCAAGCGCCCAGTTCAGCTGGCCCGAGACAGTCTGGTTGCGTTCGCCGCCCATGCTGCCCGCTTTCTCGAAAAATTTTTCATCGGGATTCTGACGCGACTGGCTTACGCCCAGGCGCATGCCGACCGTGTCCGACAGGGGGCCGGCCAGGTTCACGCCCAACTGGTGCGCCGTGCCGCGGTCGCTGTCCTGCGGCTGCGTGTAGTTGGCCGTGGCCGAACCGTTCCACTTGCCCGGTATCTTGCGCGTGATGATGTTGATCACGCCGCCCATGGCGTCCGAGCCGTACAGCGAAGACATGGGGCCACGCACCACTTCGATGCGCTCGATCATGTCGGGCGAGATCCAGTTCAAGTCCTGGCGCCCCAGGTCGGGGCGGTAGGCGGTGTCGGCCGAGCTGCCCACGCGCTTGCCATCAACCAGAATCAAGGTGTATTTGTCGGGCAAGCCGCGCAGCTTGATCTTCGACGCCTCGCCTTCGGGGCTGGTGCCACCCGTGACGCCGGGGATGCGGCGCAGCAAGGTGTTGAGGTCATACACGGGCTGGCGCTCGATTTCCTCGCGCGTGATGACGCTGATACTGGCCGGCGCATCCTTGATGTCGATGGCCGTGCCGGACGCGGTGACGACCACCGTGTTCATGGTGGGATCGGCGGCCACATTGCCTTCGGCCCAGGCGCTGCTGACGGCCAGCGAGAGCAGGCAGGGCAGGAGCAGGGCGGTGGAATGGATAGCACGGGCGGGAGTGGCGACGGGGGCCAAGAAGGTTGCGAAGGCGGGACTGCGCTTGGTCATGGTGAACTTTCCGGATGTTGTTATTTCCTGGCTGCCTTCCGGGTGGCTCGGGTATCAATGAATAGAATAAACTGCGCTCGAATTCCACTAATGAGAATAAGAATCGTTCTTATTGTAATGCCGTCCTGGCAAGAAGGAAAGTACTGAGAGGAAATAAAACACCGTTGCAAGGTGTGCCACGGTGGTGTGCAGCACGTGCAAACGTGAGAAATTGTTACGCGCGCTGGCATCTGGCGCGGCATGTGCCAATAATGAACGCTGTGCGATGGCTACCGGGGGAAGCGGCATGCAGACGATGAGCAAAATGATGCCGGCGCTGGCCTGCGCCGTGTGCCTGCTGGCTGGCGGCCATGCCTGGGCGCAGGAACCGGCGGCGCCCGCTGAGTCCTTGCCCGTGTGCCAGCTCGACCCGCGCGACAGCGGCAAGCTGGCCGTGGAGCCGTGCCGCCCGGCGCCGCCCGTGCAGCCGCGCCGTTCCGTGGCGCAAGTAGTTGGCCGCATGCCCGTGCATCACTCGGCGCCGCCCGTCGTGCCCATGGCACCCCTGCCGCCCGGCCCTACCGTGCCCATGCCCGGCGCGCCGCAGCCCATCGGTGCCTGCGACACGGGCGGTTGCCGCGATGCGGCCGGCGTGCGCTACAACGGCGCGGGCAACGCCACGCTCGATGCCAACGGGCGCATCTGCCATCGCAATGGTGCTTTCATGCAGTGTTTTTAACCTTGCCATTGCTTGCCGCTGCAAGTTTTCGCTGAGCGGGCGTAAAAATGGCTACAATTGTCGCCGACATTACGTTTACGTAAACGTAATGATGGCATCATGCACCATGCAACCATCGGGCGCCGGGAACACGGCCCTCATCACTCAGGAGATTTCATGCAGATTCAGGACAATGTATTCATCATCACGGGCGGCGCATCGGGTTTGGGCGCAGCCACGGCGCGCATGCTGACGGCCGCTGGCGGCAAGGTCGTGCTGGCCGATGTGCAGACGGAGGCGGGCCAGGCGCTGGCCGCTGAACTGAACGGCGTGTTCGTGCAGTGCGATGTGACGTCG
Protein-coding sequences here:
- a CDS encoding TonB-dependent receptor domain-containing protein; its protein translation is MTKRSPAFATFLAPVATPARAIHSTALLLPCLLSLAVSSAWAEGNVAADPTMNTVVVTASGTAIDIKDAPASISVITREEIERQPVYDLNTLLRRIPGVTGGTSPEGEASKIKLRGLPDKYTLILVDGKRVGSSADTAYRPDLGRQDLNWISPDMIERIEVVRGPMSSLYGSDAMGGVINIITRKIPGKWNGSATANYTQPQDSDRGTAHQLGVNLAGPLSDTVGMRLGVSQSRQNPDEKFFEKAGSMGGERNQTVSGQLNWALGKKQNLSLDASYGRQEASDSSAHDENGDPLVYSWGANKLIRKSVSLGYEGRWDFGKTMVNLYHNDFDNEVVGSVAKSKDSTLDASLEKRIGWGGIEQMLVMGGQWKHQELTNTSTIGTVPTDYLGNTVSGATLSGTTSALFAEDQLFLREDLTATAGLRLDHHSKFGNHYSPRLYLVYHPAPAWTIKGGVSQGFRAPSLKENSPAAATNSGGRGCGSLKPLGYVTGSCYMAGNADLKPETSTAGEIGVAWEQNGWDVGLTYFHTDFKNKIDYAPLGFYQKRWWTKMTNIQKARTSGLEATATIPLTKNLNWRNNVTYMAEAKNLTTGTNLLSTPKLSWYSALGWQVNDQLFGEVSAQYTGKELDAGKLAEKAYTIVDTVVSYKVTPQWTVRGGVQNLFKKGPMADGLVDYYVPGRRMFVGLTSRF